The following proteins come from a genomic window of Mammaliicoccus sp. Marseille-Q6498:
- a CDS encoding RNA methyltransferase, which produces MEEITSVQNTKIKLINKLKKKKERVKQGQFLIEGFHLIEEAYNSELKIVSLLAVDFSRVDEKIVDYATDAYVINFKVAESLSDTTTPQGIFAVVELPEYELSSVKQVLVLDRVQDPGNMGALIRNADAAGMDAVVYSKGSADPYQDKVLRASQGSVFHLPIIEADLQEFLEGFDGKVFGTSLQNAINYQTVESEEHFALIMGNEGSGVDDTLLQQTTQNLNIPLYGKAESLNVAVSCGILLYHLKG; this is translated from the coding sequence ATGGAAGAAATCACTTCAGTACAAAATACTAAAATAAAACTAATCAATAAATTAAAAAAGAAAAAAGAAAGAGTTAAGCAAGGGCAATTTCTTATAGAAGGATTTCATCTAATTGAGGAAGCTTATAACAGTGAACTTAAAATTGTATCATTATTAGCTGTTGATTTCTCACGCGTTGATGAAAAAATAGTAGACTATGCGACTGATGCATATGTTATTAATTTTAAAGTTGCTGAATCATTATCTGATACAACGACACCTCAAGGTATTTTTGCTGTAGTTGAATTACCTGAATATGAATTGAGTTCTGTAAAACAAGTATTAGTGTTAGATAGAGTGCAAGACCCTGGTAACATGGGGGCGCTTATTCGTAATGCGGATGCAGCTGGAATGGATGCAGTCGTATATTCTAAAGGCAGTGCAGATCCATATCAAGATAAAGTATTAAGAGCTTCACAAGGTAGTGTATTCCATTTACCGATTATTGAAGCAGATTTACAAGAATTTTTAGAAGGATTTGATGGCAAAGTATTCGGCACAAGTTTACAAAATGCAATTAATTATCAAACGGTTGAAAGTGAAGAACACTTTGCTTTAATTATGGGTAATGAAGGAAGCGGCGTTGATGATACTTTATTACAGCAAACGACTCAAAACTTAAATATACCTTTATATGGCAAAGCTGAAAGTTTAAATGTTGCTGTTTCGTGTGGGATATTGCTGTATCATTTGAAAGGTTGA
- the pheT gene encoding phenylalanine--tRNA ligase subunit beta: MLVSREWLSEYIKIDAETEALAEKITRSGIEVDSITDYAEDIKKLVVGHVISKEKHPEADKLNICKVDVGEEEPVQIVCGAPNVDVGQYVIVVRVGGRLPGGVKIKRAKLRGEVSEGMICSLQEVGIDQNVMPKKYADGIYVFTTEQTPGSDALEALLLDDQVMDFDLTPNRADCLSMLGAAHEVSALYGNDIQYPNTDVKESTNSASSELNVTVENEDAVPYYAARIVQNVTIAPSPTWMQSRLMKAGIRPINNVVDVSNYVLLEYGQPLHMFDQNQIGSDKIVARYAKDGEKMTTLDDVERTLQDSDIVITNGTEPIAIAGVMGGDFSEVTEQTQNVVIESAIFNSTNVRQTSRRLGLRSEASSRFEKGIASERVVDALNRAANLLQEIAGGTVLSDIVEDGTLPETSKVIEISTKDVNQLIGFNLSTDEINTIFNRLGFETNVTDESFEVTVPSRRNDITIKADLIEEIARIYGYDQLPSTLPNFESATAGHLTDNQLKARKVKEILEGAGLDQAITYSLVHKDVATRYTLQENEVVELMMPMSEDQAVLRQSLIPRLIDATRYNVARKNKNVALYELGRVFYSNGKDKLPTEVEFLSGILTGQYSGNRWQQKDEPVDFFLVKGIVERIAEQLNVSFTFESAKVDLLHPGRTAYVKLNNQVIGFIAELHPTVEKENDLDRTYVFELNFTEILKQPVGKIEYEAIPRFPGVSRDIALVVNTEVTASELISIINENGEDILNDAEVFDVYEGEHMEAGKKSVAIRIDYLDVTETLTEQKVSSVHNQILAALETFGATLRA, from the coding sequence ATGTTAGTAAGTAGAGAATGGTTAAGTGAATATATTAAAATAGATGCTGAAACTGAAGCATTAGCTGAAAAGATTACAAGAAGCGGTATAGAAGTAGATAGCATTACGGATTATGCTGAAGATATTAAAAAATTAGTCGTTGGACATGTTATTTCTAAAGAAAAACATCCAGAAGCGGACAAACTTAATATTTGTAAAGTAGATGTTGGCGAAGAAGAACCTGTACAAATTGTATGTGGTGCACCGAACGTTGATGTAGGACAATATGTCATTGTAGTCAGAGTAGGTGGAAGATTACCTGGTGGCGTTAAAATTAAACGTGCGAAATTAAGAGGCGAAGTTTCTGAAGGTATGATTTGTTCATTACAAGAAGTGGGTATTGATCAAAATGTCATGCCTAAAAAATATGCTGACGGTATTTATGTTTTCACAACTGAACAAACACCAGGTAGCGATGCGCTTGAAGCATTACTTCTTGATGACCAAGTAATGGACTTTGATTTAACACCGAATAGAGCAGATTGTTTAAGTATGCTTGGTGCAGCTCATGAAGTAAGTGCATTGTATGGTAATGACATTCAGTACCCAAATACAGATGTGAAAGAGTCAACAAATTCAGCATCATCTGAATTAAATGTAACTGTAGAAAACGAAGATGCAGTTCCGTATTATGCTGCTAGAATTGTGCAGAACGTAACGATAGCACCTTCACCAACTTGGATGCAATCAAGATTGATGAAAGCTGGTATTCGTCCAATTAACAACGTAGTAGACGTATCAAATTATGTCTTATTAGAATATGGTCAACCACTGCATATGTTCGACCAAAATCAAATAGGTTCAGATAAAATTGTTGCACGCTATGCAAAAGACGGCGAAAAAATGACAACGTTAGATGATGTAGAAAGAACTTTACAAGATTCAGATATCGTTATTACAAATGGTACAGAGCCAATTGCAATAGCAGGTGTTATGGGTGGCGATTTTTCTGAAGTAACTGAACAAACACAAAATGTCGTGATTGAAAGTGCCATCTTTAATTCAACGAACGTTCGACAAACTTCAAGAAGACTTGGATTAAGAAGTGAAGCGTCAAGTAGATTTGAAAAAGGTATCGCAAGTGAAAGAGTTGTTGATGCATTAAATAGAGCTGCAAACTTATTACAAGAAATTGCTGGAGGAACAGTATTAAGTGATATTGTTGAAGATGGGACTTTACCTGAAACTTCAAAAGTAATCGAAATCAGTACGAAAGATGTTAATCAATTAATAGGATTTAATCTTTCAACTGACGAAATCAATACTATATTCAATCGTTTAGGATTTGAAACGAACGTAACTGATGAATCATTTGAAGTCACAGTACCATCTAGAAGAAATGATATTACAATCAAAGCAGACTTAATTGAAGAAATAGCACGAATTTACGGTTATGATCAATTACCTTCAACTTTACCTAACTTTGAAAGTGCAACAGCTGGTCATTTAACAGATAATCAACTTAAAGCGAGAAAAGTTAAAGAAATTCTTGAAGGAGCAGGTTTAGATCAAGCTATCACTTATTCTTTAGTTCATAAAGATGTAGCAACAAGATACACACTTCAAGAAAATGAAGTTGTAGAACTAATGATGCCTATGAGTGAAGATCAAGCTGTTTTACGTCAAAGCTTAATTCCAAGACTGATTGATGCAACGCGTTATAACGTTGCTAGAAAAAATAAAAACGTCGCTTTATATGAATTAGGAAGAGTATTTTACAGTAATGGTAAAGATAAGCTACCAACTGAAGTAGAATTTTTAAGTGGTATTTTAACAGGGCAATATTCAGGTAATCGTTGGCAACAAAAAGACGAACCAGTAGACTTCTTCTTAGTAAAAGGAATAGTTGAACGTATTGCAGAACAATTAAATGTATCATTTACTTTTGAATCAGCAAAAGTAGACTTATTACATCCTGGAAGAACAGCTTACGTTAAGTTAAACAATCAAGTTATAGGGTTCATTGCAGAATTACATCCAACTGTAGAAAAAGAAAATGATTTAGATAGAACGTACGTATTTGAATTAAACTTCACTGAAATTTTAAAACAACCAGTTGGTAAAATTGAATATGAAGCCATTCCAAGATTCCCTGGTGTATCAAGAGATATTGCTTTAGTCGTCAATACAGAAGTGACAGCTTCAGAACTAATCTCAATCATTAATGAAAATGGTGAGGACATATTAAACGATGCTGAAGTATTTGATGTATACGAAGGCGAACATATGGAAGCGGGTAAAAAATCAGTTGCCATTAGAATAGATTACTTAGATGTGACTGAAACATTAACAGAACAAAAAGTATCATCCGTACACAATCAAATATTAGCAGCATTAGAAACATTCGGTGCTACATTAAGAGCATAA
- the coaD gene encoding pantetheine-phosphate adenylyltransferase: protein MTKRIAVVPGSFDPITLGHIDIIKRSAKIFDEIHVSVLKNSSKQGLFTTDERVALIEEAVQDVPNIVVHSFHGLLVDFCKEINARTIVRGLRAVSDFEYEMQLTSMNKKLDDDIETLYMMTNNNYSFISSSVVKEVAQFDGDISEFVPENVNNALKEKIKNKQSDK from the coding sequence ATGACTAAGAGAATAGCAGTTGTCCCAGGAAGTTTTGATCCAATTACTTTGGGACATATCGATATCATTAAAAGAAGTGCAAAGATATTTGATGAAATACACGTATCGGTATTAAAAAACTCTTCAAAACAAGGATTATTTACAACAGATGAAAGAGTCGCTTTAATCGAAGAAGCAGTTCAAGACGTACCAAATATTGTCGTCCATTCATTTCACGGATTACTTGTTGATTTTTGTAAAGAAATTAATGCAAGAACAATTGTAAGAGGGTTAAGAGCCGTAAGTGACTTTGAATACGAAATGCAGTTAACGTCTATGAATAAAAAGTTAGACGATGATATCGAAACTTTATATATGATGACAAATAATAATTATTCATTTATAAGTTCTAGCGTAGTAAAAGAAGTAGCACAATTTGATGGAGATATTTCTGAATTCGTACCTGAGAATGTAAACAATGCATTAAAAGAAAAAATTAAAAACAAACAATCAGATAAATAG
- a CDS encoding CvpA family protein, which translates to MITLLIIICLLLGVIIGYRRSLVLQSLHTIGTISSLVIAGIIYAPFAKQLHLILPYPSASTEGTNSIFNNINNEDAFYNIMAILILFVFSKVILQIIATVFDFYHQMPFGGQYAHYFGIVLGLIEAYIIVIIVLAAIAVIPIPMFIDTLQQSSIGNLILTKTPFLSDLLVKWLSN; encoded by the coding sequence ATGATAACATTACTAATTATTATATGCTTATTATTAGGTGTCATCATTGGATATCGACGTAGTTTAGTTCTACAATCGCTACATACTATAGGTACGATTAGTTCATTAGTTATTGCGGGTATTATTTATGCACCTTTCGCAAAGCAACTACATTTAATACTTCCTTATCCAAGTGCATCTACAGAAGGTACGAATTCTATATTTAACAATATAAATAATGAGGATGCATTTTATAACATTATGGCGATTCTCATTTTATTTGTTTTCTCAAAAGTGATTTTACAAATTATTGCTACAGTGTTTGATTTTTATCATCAAATGCCGTTTGGTGGTCAATACGCACATTACTTTGGTATTGTTTTAGGATTAATAGAAGCTTACATTATTGTCATTATTGTTTTAGCAGCAATTGCTGTTATACCGATTCCGATGTTTATCGACACTTTACAACAATCATCAATAGGTAATTTAATATTAACAAAAACACCATTCTTATCTGACCTGTTAGTAAAATGGCTTTCAAATTAA
- the rsmD gene encoding 16S rRNA (guanine(966)-N(2))-methyltransferase RsmD, with translation MIKLRVIGGKYKRLHIKTIDGQSTRPTTDKVKENIFNSLQSIEGIGLDLFAGSGGLGIEALSRGLSKVIFVDGNFKATKIIKENLKSLHIPEEEYEVYKNDALRSLKALNKRDIKFDYIFLDPPYKKELVNKSLKHIEAFDLLNVNGTIICEFDKSEKIDTCGFELIKKYEYGLTHVMLLTKGENDD, from the coding sequence ATGATTAAATTGAGAGTAATAGGTGGAAAATATAAAAGACTACATATAAAAACGATTGATGGACAATCGACTAGACCAACTACAGATAAAGTTAAAGAAAATATTTTTAATAGTTTACAGAGTATTGAAGGCATAGGTTTAGATTTATTTGCCGGTAGTGGTGGATTAGGAATAGAAGCATTATCAAGAGGATTATCTAAAGTGATTTTTGTTGATGGAAATTTTAAAGCAACTAAAATCATTAAAGAAAACTTGAAATCACTTCACATTCCAGAAGAAGAATATGAAGTTTATAAAAACGATGCATTGAGATCTTTAAAAGCTTTAAACAAAAGGGATATTAAATTTGATTATATATTTTTAGACCCGCCATATAAAAAAGAACTCGTCAATAAATCATTAAAGCACATAGAAGCATTTGACTTATTAAATGTAAATGGTACAATAATTTGCGAATTTGATAAAAGCGAAAAAATAGATACATGTGGGTTTGAACTGATTAAAAAGTATGAATATGGACTTACTCATGTGATGTTGCTTACTAAAGGAGAAAATGATGACTAA
- the rnhC gene encoding ribonuclease HIII, with protein MGNIVKIIDTATINKIIKQFNMETQNLPTGTLARKKIKSTQVQIYRSKKIMFQGKDAEQIASEILGLKIDKPKSTSTKSTKKYEFDLHNTIGSDEAGSGDYFGPLTVCAAFVSKKNAQILKTLGVMDSKTLTDVKIVELAEQIIQLCPHSLLVLDNPNYNIKQLEGWTQVKMKAVLHNQAISNVISRVEDDELEQIVIDQFVQASTYERYVIGPMPRKDITFFETKGESKSIAIAAASIIARYAFVKHMDKLAKDLKVTIPKGASNKVDLEAAKIVQKYDMNQLDNITKKHFKNRDKVLDLLKRKGRS; from the coding sequence TTGGGAAATATTGTTAAAATAATAGACACAGCAACAATTAATAAAATCATCAAACAATTTAATATGGAAACACAAAACCTTCCAACTGGGACATTAGCACGAAAAAAAATTAAAAGTACCCAAGTCCAAATTTATCGTTCAAAAAAAATTATGTTTCAAGGTAAAGATGCAGAACAAATTGCCAGTGAAATCTTAGGTTTAAAAATAGACAAACCTAAAAGCACATCTACAAAATCTACAAAGAAATATGAATTCGATTTACATAACACAATCGGTAGTGATGAAGCAGGAAGTGGCGATTACTTCGGACCATTAACAGTTTGCGCTGCATTTGTTTCAAAAAAGAATGCACAAATTTTAAAAACGTTAGGTGTCATGGATTCTAAGACGTTAACTGATGTAAAAATTGTAGAATTAGCCGAACAAATTATACAACTTTGTCCACATTCATTATTAGTACTTGATAATCCAAACTACAATATCAAACAGCTCGAAGGATGGACTCAAGTTAAGATGAAAGCTGTTTTACATAATCAAGCCATTTCAAACGTGATCTCTAGAGTTGAAGATGACGAATTAGAACAAATCGTTATTGACCAATTTGTTCAAGCAAGCACTTATGAAAGATACGTAATAGGACCGATGCCTCGTAAAGACATCACTTTTTTCGAAACAAAAGGCGAATCAAAATCAATTGCAATTGCTGCAGCAAGTATCATTGCACGATACGCATTTGTTAAACACATGGATAAACTCGCTAAAGATTTAAAAGTAACAATACCAAAAGGCGCAAGCAATAAAGTAGATTTAGAAGCTGCTAAAATTGTTCAAAAGTACGATATGAATCAATTAGACAATATTACAAAAAAACATTTTAAAAATAGAGACAAAGTATTAGATTTATTAAAACGTAAAGGGAGAAGTTAA
- the polX gene encoding DNA polymerase/3'-5' exonuclease PolX gives MLTKKDIIKMLETIAIYMEIKGENPFKVSAYRKASQSLETDERTIAEIDDVTSLKGIGKGVGDVINEYIETGKQSYLDELKQEIPEGLIPLLKIPGLGSKKIAKLYKELNIKGKDDLIKACESGEVSALPGFAKKTEQKLLEEAKVLGQRPERYPINTMIKAHEVINQFLDSIEDIIEYHVAGSFRRMRETSKDLDYIISTKDELKVQQALLQFPEIKEQIAVGKTKVSLDLMFDDDIIGVDFRMIQPEAFYHTLQHFTGSKDHNIRLRQLAKEKNEKVSEYGIEKSNGNIITYESEEEIYKHFNVPFIPPTMREDGTEFDKNLDDIIQLKDINGDIHMHTTYSDGAFKLEEMIEAAIERKYQFICITDHSRNLAVANGLSIERLLEQNKKIKQLNEQYKEIDIYSGTEMDIKPDGTLDYPDEVLKELDYVIAAIHQSFNQTEEEIMNRLRTACENQYVRHIAHPTGRIIGRREGYKVNMDQLVEMAKQTNTVLELNANPQRLDLNAETLKKHPDLQITINTDAHHIDHFDFMKYGVGTAQKGWVKKSQVINAKDRETFKKWIQSNK, from the coding sequence ATGTTAACTAAAAAAGATATTATAAAAATGCTTGAAACAATTGCGATTTACATGGAGATTAAAGGGGAAAATCCATTTAAAGTCTCTGCATATAGAAAAGCAAGTCAGTCTCTTGAAACAGATGAGAGAACGATTGCTGAAATAGACGACGTCACATCTTTAAAAGGTATAGGTAAAGGTGTAGGAGACGTCATTAATGAATATATTGAAACTGGTAAACAAAGTTATTTAGACGAACTCAAACAAGAAATACCTGAAGGATTAATTCCTTTATTGAAAATTCCTGGATTAGGCAGTAAAAAAATAGCGAAATTATATAAAGAATTAAATATTAAAGGTAAAGATGATTTAATAAAAGCTTGTGAAAGCGGCGAAGTTTCAGCCTTGCCAGGTTTCGCTAAAAAAACTGAACAAAAACTTTTAGAAGAAGCAAAAGTATTAGGGCAAAGACCAGAAAGATACCCAATTAATACGATGATTAAAGCACATGAAGTCATTAATCAATTTCTAGACAGTATAGAAGATATTATTGAGTATCACGTTGCTGGAAGCTTTAGAAGAATGAGAGAAACAAGTAAAGATTTAGATTATATCATTTCTACTAAAGATGAATTGAAAGTTCAACAAGCGCTTTTACAATTTCCTGAAATTAAAGAACAAATTGCAGTAGGGAAAACAAAAGTTTCTTTAGACTTAATGTTTGATGACGACATCATTGGTGTTGATTTTAGAATGATTCAACCAGAAGCGTTCTATCACACGTTACAGCATTTTACAGGTTCAAAAGACCACAATATTAGACTGCGACAACTTGCTAAAGAAAAAAATGAAAAAGTAAGCGAATATGGTATAGAAAAAAGTAATGGCAATATCATCACATATGAAAGCGAAGAAGAAATTTATAAGCATTTCAATGTGCCATTTATCCCACCAACTATGAGAGAAGATGGAACTGAATTTGATAAAAATTTAGACGACATTATTCAGCTGAAAGATATAAATGGTGATATTCATATGCATACAACTTATAGTGACGGTGCATTTAAATTAGAAGAAATGATAGAAGCGGCGATTGAACGTAAATATCAATTTATATGTATAACAGATCATTCTAGAAATTTAGCAGTTGCAAATGGTTTATCAATTGAAAGACTTTTAGAACAAAATAAAAAGATTAAACAATTAAACGAACAATATAAAGAAATAGATATTTATAGTGGTACCGAAATGGATATTAAACCGGATGGTACTTTAGATTATCCTGATGAAGTGTTAAAAGAATTAGATTATGTGATCGCTGCGATTCATCAAAGTTTCAATCAAACTGAAGAAGAAATTATGAATCGTTTAAGAACGGCTTGTGAAAATCAATATGTTAGACATATTGCACATCCAACTGGTCGCATCATTGGTAGAAGAGAAGGATATAAAGTAAACATGGATCAACTTGTTGAAATGGCTAAGCAAACAAATACAGTGTTAGAATTAAATGCAAATCCACAAAGATTGGATTTGAATGCTGAGACATTAAAGAAACACCCAGATTTACAAATCACGATTAATACAGATGCACACCATATTGATCATTTTGATTTTATGAAGTATGGCGTAGGTACTGCTCAAAAAGGTTGGGTAAAAAAATCCCAAGTTATCAATGCAAAAGATCGTGAAACGTTTAAAAAATGGATTCAATCTAATAAATAA
- the rpmF gene encoding 50S ribosomal protein L32: MAVPARRTSKSAKRKRRTHFKISVPGMVECSNCGEMKLSHRVCKACGSYKGKEVVSK, translated from the coding sequence ATGGCAGTTCCAGCTAGAAGAACTTCAAAATCAGCTAAAAGAAAACGTCGTACGCATTTCAAAATCTCAGTACCAGGTATGGTAGAATGTTCAAACTGTGGAGAAATGAAATTATCTCACCGTGTATGTAAAGCATGTGGATCATACAAAGGTAAAGAAGTCGTTTCTAAATAA
- the zapA gene encoding cell division protein ZapA: MSENKNRVTVVINDQHYTIIGEDEPSHIRYVAGRVDEKIQALGQLNAGLDTTRKSVLTAVNVMHEYVKLEEENEKLLEEIKQLKNKGNLE; the protein is encoded by the coding sequence ATGAGCGAAAATAAAAATAGGGTAACCGTTGTTATAAATGATCAACATTATACAATTATTGGCGAAGACGAACCTTCACATATTCGCTATGTAGCTGGTCGAGTAGATGAGAAGATTCAAGCATTGGGCCAATTAAATGCTGGATTAGATACGACACGTAAATCAGTTCTCACGGCTGTTAATGTGATGCATGAATATGTTAAATTAGAAGAGGAAAATGAAAAACTTCTAGAAGAAATTAAACAATTAAAAAATAAAGGAAACTTAGAATGA
- the pheS gene encoding phenylalanine--tRNA ligase subunit alpha — translation MSLQEKLSELRQEALVRINEASSERTLQDVKVNYLGKKGVITGLMKEMKDLPKEERPEFGQLVNEVRKAVENEIEAKKVLIEEEALNAQLENETIDVSLPGRKVTLGSKHPLTKINEDLEDLFIGLGYEIVEGYEVESDYYNFEALNLPKSHPARDMQDTFYISEEILMRTHTSPVQARTLEKKNGVGPVKIICPGKVYRRDSDDATHSHQFTQIEGLVVAENIKMSDLKGTLELLARRLFGKDREIRLRPSFFPFTEPSVEVDVSCFKCKGKGCNVCKQTGWIEVLGSGMVHPNVLEMAGFDSSKYSGFAFGLGPDRMAMLKYGIEDIRHFYTNDVRFLEQFKPVEDGGEA, via the coding sequence ATGTCATTACAAGAAAAATTATCTGAGTTAAGACAAGAAGCGCTTGTAAGAATAAACGAAGCGAGTTCTGAGAGAACTTTACAAGATGTAAAAGTGAATTATTTAGGTAAAAAAGGTGTTATCACTGGTTTGATGAAAGAAATGAAAGATTTACCTAAAGAAGAAAGACCAGAATTCGGACAATTAGTAAATGAAGTTCGTAAAGCGGTTGAAAATGAAATAGAAGCTAAAAAAGTACTTATCGAAGAAGAAGCTTTAAATGCACAATTAGAAAATGAAACAATTGACGTATCTTTACCAGGTAGGAAAGTGACATTAGGTTCGAAACATCCTCTAACAAAAATTAACGAAGACTTAGAAGATTTATTTATAGGTTTAGGTTATGAAATTGTTGAAGGTTACGAAGTAGAATCAGATTATTATAACTTTGAAGCATTAAATTTACCAAAATCTCACCCAGCACGTGATATGCAAGATACTTTTTATATTTCAGAAGAAATTTTAATGCGTACACACACTTCTCCAGTGCAAGCTAGAACGCTTGAAAAGAAAAACGGTGTAGGACCAGTTAAAATCATTTGTCCGGGTAAAGTTTATAGACGTGATTCTGATGATGCCACACATAGTCACCAATTTACACAAATAGAAGGCTTAGTCGTTGCCGAAAATATTAAAATGAGTGATTTAAAAGGTACATTAGAATTATTAGCCCGTAGATTATTCGGTAAAGACCGTGAAATTCGTCTTAGACCAAGTTTCTTCCCATTTACTGAACCTTCAGTGGAAGTAGACGTATCATGTTTCAAATGTAAAGGTAAAGGCTGTAACGTTTGTAAACAAACAGGATGGATTGAAGTATTAGGTTCAGGTATGGTCCATCCTAATGTGTTAGAAATGGCTGGATTTGATTCTAGTAAATATTCTGGGTTCGCTTTTGGTTTAGGTCCAGATAGAATGGCAATGTTGAAATATGGAATAGAAGATATCAGACATTTTTATACAAATGACGTAAGATTTTTAGAACAATTTAAGCCTGTAGAAGATGGTGGTGAAGCATAA
- a CDS encoding YceD family protein, whose translation MKWSITQLKKYQNEPFTFDKEIDMNYLTERVDELIDISPIKVTGDVQVRMHEIIVNLDINGVLTLPCARTLKPVELPFDTTSMEIFELDEFSESNNEDDDELRHKLESGMINLLPIIEELVVLEKPLQVFSEGSEDISMAGEGWEVIGEDQFESTVNSEQEESDKKVDPRLQKLQQLFDDEK comes from the coding sequence ATGAAGTGGTCAATAACACAACTTAAAAAATACCAAAACGAACCATTTACTTTTGATAAAGAAATCGATATGAATTATCTCACTGAAAGAGTGGATGAACTCATCGATATATCTCCAATAAAAGTAACAGGAGACGTTCAAGTGCGAATGCATGAGATAATTGTCAATCTTGACATTAATGGTGTATTGACGTTACCATGTGCCCGTACTTTAAAACCAGTAGAGCTACCATTTGATACTACATCAATGGAAATATTCGAATTAGATGAGTTTAGTGAAAGTAATAATGAAGATGATGACGAATTGAGGCATAAACTCGAAAGTGGCATGATTAATTTATTACCAATCATTGAAGAACTTGTTGTTTTAGAGAAACCGTTACAAGTATTCTCTGAAGGCAGTGAAGATATTTCAATGGCAGGCGAAGGTTGGGAAGTTATTGGCGAAGATCAATTTGAGTCAACTGTAAATTCAGAACAAGAAGAATCTGATAAAAAAGTTGATCCAAGACTTCAAAAATTACAACAATTATTCGATGACGAAAAATAA
- a CDS encoding nucleotidyltransferase: MKSVALITEYNPFHNGHIYHAESSKQLTESEVTIAIMSGSFTMRGEPAILNKFKRAEMAIQHVDIVIELPLIYAISSGEMFAQGGVNIAEQLQCDALSFGSESGDVAQIKQTIKQIEQLKNSDDYKKLLKDGKSHPRIISELINDSALLSGSNNLLAIEYVKHIIDNQLSIEPVTIQRKDNLYLDAELNRNTHISSATSIRNAYFNDEEHYKLSVPETTANILNQNKGLNWEDFYPMLKWTILRSTHEELRNIYMMTEGLEYKLKKEIQKSNSFNDFVSRIKSKRYTWTRIQRLLTATLLNIKASDVHNYTPSAIRVLAMSHKGQAYIKEIKDETPLPIITNVNKKSAEYFKNEIRATELYQHISGQSETDFNQPVYIKNHTK, from the coding sequence ATGAAAAGTGTTGCTTTAATTACAGAATATAATCCATTCCATAATGGACACATTTATCATGCTGAATCATCTAAGCAATTAACTGAAAGTGAAGTCACGATAGCAATTATGAGTGGCTCATTTACAATGCGTGGCGAACCTGCAATTTTAAATAAATTCAAAAGAGCAGAAATGGCGATACAACACGTTGATATCGTTATAGAATTACCACTCATTTATGCAATTTCTTCAGGTGAAATGTTCGCACAAGGTGGCGTGAATATTGCAGAACAACTACAATGTGATGCACTATCATTCGGCAGTGAATCTGGCGATGTCGCACAAATTAAACAAACGATTAAACAAATTGAGCAGTTGAAAAATAGTGACGACTACAAAAAATTACTCAAAGACGGTAAGTCACATCCAAGAATCATCTCTGAATTAATTAATGATTCTGCCCTATTGAGCGGATCAAATAACTTACTTGCGATTGAATACGTGAAACATATTATAGATAATCAATTATCTATAGAGCCTGTTACGATTCAAAGGAAAGATAACTTGTATCTCGATGCTGAATTGAACCGAAATACACATATTTCAAGCGCCACTTCGATTAGGAATGCTTATTTTAATGACGAAGAACATTACAAATTAAGTGTCCCAGAAACAACAGCAAATATATTAAATCAAAATAAAGGGCTTAACTGGGAAGATTTTTACCCGATGTTAAAATGGACCATATTAAGATCAACACACGAAGAATTACGAAATATTTATATGATGACTGAAGGATTAGAATATAAACTCAAAAAAGAAATTCAAAAAAGTAATAGCTTTAACGACTTTGTATCTAGGATCAAATCTAAACGATATACATGGACACGTATCCAAAGACTACTTACAGCTACTCTACTGAACATAAAAGCATCAGATGTACACAACTATACCCCTTCAGCAATCCGTGTACTGGCAATGTCTCATAAAGGACAAGCGTATATTAAAGAAATCAAAGATGAAACGCCACTTCCAATTATCACGAACGTTAATAAAAAGTCAGCAGAATACTTTAAAAATGAAATACGCGCAACAGAACTTTATCAACATATATCAGGTCAATCAGAAACAGACTTTAATCAACCTGTTTATATAAAAAACCACACGAAGTAA